In one window of Poriferisphaera corsica DNA:
- a CDS encoding TrkH family potassium uptake protein produces the protein MKLRIVFQQLGLVMLVMCFCMLLITAWAAWQLYAADKTEELYAIYGLLGTIGVGSFVGLIMWGWGRYAKKGGDGMLPAFDETLGRREALLLVALTWIVGAALSGLPYFLWWHFNDEHLVDAATRSGHEFASFASCYFEAMSGLTTTGSTVLSDISGVPQGLLLWRAMTHWLGGLGIVVLFVAVLPNLGVGGKRLFFVEAPGPQQQGVRPRIRETARILWLIYLFFTIIQVVLYKAFGLTWFEAVCHTFATLATGGFSTHNASIGYYNAEHIGVLNTWMIDFITVIFMILAGVNFGLYYHLARRRFKLIWKDPELRTYLAIIVGATMVVSAYLVGSTIQVTDGSTVEGTAPEAVRFGLFQVVSIQTTTGFGTANFNVWPFVPKMVLLMLMFVGASAGSTGGGIKVIRVLIGFRIMFAEIERIFRPSVVRPIRIAGSTISTELKQAVLVYILGIIVLWWLGSIVLMVLEPAGSLSYVSAATASAATLNNIGPGLEQVGAIENYGFFSSSSKMVMALLMALGRLEVYAILVLFTPSFWRSE, from the coding sequence ATGAAGCTTAGGATCGTTTTTCAACAACTTGGTTTAGTGATGTTAGTGATGTGCTTCTGCATGTTGCTGATTACAGCTTGGGCGGCATGGCAGTTGTATGCGGCTGACAAGACAGAGGAGTTGTACGCGATCTATGGATTGTTGGGGACGATTGGTGTGGGTTCGTTTGTGGGGTTGATTATGTGGGGTTGGGGCCGATATGCGAAGAAGGGTGGGGATGGGATGTTGCCGGCGTTTGATGAAACGCTGGGGAGGCGTGAGGCGTTGTTGTTGGTGGCGCTGACGTGGATTGTTGGTGCGGCGTTGTCGGGGTTGCCATACTTTTTGTGGTGGCATTTTAATGATGAGCATTTGGTTGATGCGGCCACGCGGTCGGGTCATGAGTTTGCATCGTTCGCGTCTTGTTATTTTGAGGCGATGAGTGGATTGACGACAACGGGTTCGACGGTGTTGAGTGATATCAGCGGTGTGCCACAAGGTCTGTTGTTGTGGCGGGCGATGACGCACTGGCTGGGCGGGCTTGGGATTGTGGTTTTGTTTGTGGCGGTGCTGCCGAACTTGGGTGTGGGTGGGAAGCGATTGTTTTTTGTTGAGGCGCCGGGGCCGCAACAGCAGGGTGTTCGCCCGCGGATTCGTGAGACGGCGAGGATTTTGTGGCTGATTTATTTGTTTTTCACGATCATTCAGGTGGTGCTGTATAAGGCGTTTGGGTTGACGTGGTTTGAGGCGGTGTGTCATACGTTTGCAACGCTGGCAACGGGCGGGTTCTCGACGCACAATGCGAGTATTGGGTATTACAACGCGGAGCATATTGGGGTGTTGAATACGTGGATGATTGATTTCATCACGGTCATTTTCATGATCCTGGCTGGGGTGAACTTTGGGTTGTATTACCATCTGGCGAGGCGGCGGTTCAAGCTGATTTGGAAGGACCCGGAGCTGCGGACGTATTTAGCGATCATTGTTGGGGCGACGATGGTTGTGTCGGCGTATCTGGTGGGCAGCACGATTCAGGTGACGGATGGTTCAACGGTGGAGGGGACGGCTCCTGAGGCGGTGCGGTTTGGGTTGTTCCAAGTGGTGTCGATTCAGACGACAACGGGATTTGGGACGGCGAATTTCAATGTGTGGCCGTTTGTTCCGAAGATGGTGTTGTTGATGCTGATGTTTGTGGGCGCGTCGGCGGGTTCGACGGGTGGCGGGATTAAGGTGATCCGTGTACTGATCGGGTTCAGGATTATGTTTGCGGAGATTGAGCGAATTTTCAGGCCGAGTGTTGTACGCCCGATCCGGATTGCGGGGAGTACGATCTCGACGGAGCTGAAGCAGGCGGTGCTGGTTTATATTTTGGGGATTATCGTGCTGTGGTGGTTGGGTTCGATTGTGTTGATGGTGTTGGAGCCAGCGGGGAGTTTGAGTTATGTGTCGGCGGCAACGGCGAGTGCGGCGACGTTGAACAATATTGGGCCGGGCTTAGAGCAGGTGGGCGCGATTGAGAACTATGGATTTTTTAGCAGCAGCTCGAAAATGGTGATGGCGCTGTTGATGGCACTGGGTCGGCTTGAGGTGTATGCGATATTGGTGTTGTTTACGCCGAGTTTCTGGCGGAGTGAATAG
- the hpf gene encoding ribosome hibernation-promoting factor, HPF/YfiA family, protein MQFKVHGMNVGLTPSLVDHIETRIATALDGFKDRIQGVIVRLSRDHSHEDNHEMSLKVQVELGKAGTVYLEQDEHDLYAAVDMAATRLKRTVRRKINRQRDKHRHAVTNHPYAMI, encoded by the coding sequence ATGCAATTTAAAGTACACGGTATGAACGTCGGTCTGACACCGAGCCTGGTTGATCACATCGAGACACGTATAGCGACAGCATTAGATGGGTTTAAGGATCGCATACAAGGGGTGATTGTGCGGTTGTCACGAGATCATTCTCATGAGGATAATCATGAGATGTCGCTGAAGGTACAGGTCGAGTTGGGCAAGGCAGGGACGGTTTATCTTGAACAGGACGAACATGATCTTTATGCGGCGGTGGATATGGCTGCAACGCGATTAAAGCGAACGGTGCGGCGTAAAATCAATCGACAGCGTGATAAACATCGGCATGCGGTCACGAATCATCCGTATGCGATGATATGA
- a CDS encoding serine hydrolase domain-containing protein, which yields MNAVRLSIFVWVMMAMNVMQVWGGVNVSEVDGDTRFEWVILGTFPNPEIAKEKQVGGNNSGGLDEDYLLPIGGEGEAVIRDGVVVKHVDKAGKEWTASTKVVKLRNGESLSLNGVINDSGRRVGYAYTEVEADGDEAVEVYFGSDDRAKVWLNGEKVHDFRRHGRGINVGEDQFVMRFKAGVNRVLVKIENDMYGWGFGMLLIPEGKKEMMLAAKKRGELVERLLYEPIRYQRSWGKSYVIDGPNLFTPEFDNPELAKLVLGDYKIEMKWYDSDLNEVERAESGKIYFASIKVTGEEGFELRKIVAFAAMYDMDIVWTRYLGGLDFQHLNALGIGDAVFKKFDERVMRKMQQGMLWQMISNDEGVAILNGLLVLSQKEREGKLGEVKGWETPWIMTKDQMLRLRMKEEGREAKVLAYPKVVEGQGATVVREGTLAEAGFEDGFKGAMAEVCQNWADESGVPFNVMVVRHGVVAYQGAHYAAGDDAVDEDSTFEAASISKLMFSTLLSMFREQGLVSLDEPLGKYIEGFPVEGDKVMTVRQCMMHLAGTEGHINYGGMPNVWFDDAVKNRLDSIYPGVKYEYNGLSLNLVGRVCELVSGESFERLMQERLWASLGCEKSQSFDTSGGTLTNAKELAKVGQMLLNGGAYGDLYFFSKRTRDEMLPVRVGDLYEGTLTPEVRYGLGTEWFRDVFEEGESGEPELVLSEQVFGHGSATASIIRVDLENGLVVTMARPAQGAEYQRHYQVMFQTIGAYMKR from the coding sequence ATGAATGCTGTACGTTTATCGATTTTTGTATGGGTGATGATGGCTATGAATGTGATGCAGGTATGGGGTGGTGTGAATGTGAGTGAGGTTGATGGTGATACGCGGTTTGAGTGGGTGATTTTGGGGACATTTCCAAACCCTGAGATAGCGAAGGAGAAGCAGGTTGGGGGGAATAATAGTGGCGGGCTGGATGAGGATTATCTGTTGCCGATTGGTGGAGAAGGCGAGGCGGTGATTCGTGATGGTGTGGTGGTGAAGCATGTTGACAAGGCGGGAAAGGAATGGACAGCATCGACAAAAGTCGTGAAGCTGCGTAATGGCGAGAGCTTGTCGTTAAACGGTGTGATCAATGATTCAGGGCGGCGGGTTGGTTATGCGTACACGGAAGTTGAGGCGGATGGTGATGAGGCGGTCGAGGTATATTTTGGGTCGGATGATCGCGCGAAGGTTTGGTTGAATGGTGAAAAGGTACATGATTTTCGGCGGCATGGTCGTGGAATCAATGTAGGTGAAGATCAGTTTGTGATGCGGTTCAAGGCGGGTGTGAATCGTGTGTTGGTGAAGATTGAAAACGATATGTATGGGTGGGGATTTGGAATGTTGCTGATCCCGGAGGGGAAGAAAGAGATGATGTTGGCAGCGAAGAAACGAGGTGAGTTGGTGGAGCGGTTGTTGTACGAGCCGATCCGATATCAACGGAGTTGGGGAAAGAGTTATGTGATTGATGGGCCGAATTTATTTACGCCTGAGTTTGATAATCCTGAGCTGGCGAAGCTGGTGTTGGGCGATTACAAGATTGAGATGAAGTGGTATGACAGTGATTTGAATGAGGTGGAACGAGCAGAAAGTGGGAAGATCTATTTTGCTTCGATTAAAGTTACAGGTGAGGAGGGGTTTGAATTGAGGAAAATTGTAGCGTTTGCTGCGATGTACGATATGGATATCGTTTGGACGCGATACCTGGGGGGCTTGGATTTTCAGCATTTAAATGCGCTTGGGATTGGTGATGCGGTGTTTAAAAAGTTTGATGAACGCGTCATGCGAAAGATGCAACAGGGGATGTTGTGGCAGATGATTTCGAATGATGAGGGTGTGGCGATATTGAACGGGTTGTTGGTGTTGTCGCAGAAAGAGCGGGAGGGGAAATTGGGTGAAGTGAAGGGATGGGAAACGCCTTGGATTATGACGAAGGATCAGATGTTGCGTTTGCGTATGAAGGAGGAGGGGCGTGAGGCTAAGGTACTTGCGTATCCGAAAGTGGTTGAAGGGCAGGGGGCGACGGTTGTGAGAGAAGGGACGCTTGCGGAGGCTGGGTTTGAGGATGGGTTTAAGGGGGCGATGGCTGAGGTGTGTCAGAATTGGGCGGATGAGAGCGGCGTGCCGTTCAATGTGATGGTGGTGAGGCATGGTGTGGTGGCGTATCAAGGGGCGCATTACGCGGCGGGCGATGATGCGGTGGATGAGGATTCAACGTTTGAAGCGGCTTCGATTTCGAAGTTGATGTTCAGTACGTTGTTGTCGATGTTCAGGGAGCAGGGGTTGGTGTCGCTGGACGAGCCGCTTGGGAAGTATATTGAGGGGTTCCCGGTTGAGGGGGATAAGGTGATGACGGTGCGTCAGTGCATGATGCATTTGGCGGGTACGGAAGGGCATATTAATTATGGGGGGATGCCCAATGTCTGGTTTGATGATGCGGTGAAGAATCGGCTGGATTCGATATATCCCGGTGTAAAGTATGAATACAACGGGCTGAGTCTGAATTTGGTAGGTCGGGTGTGTGAGTTGGTGAGTGGTGAAAGTTTTGAGCGATTGATGCAGGAAAGACTGTGGGCTTCTTTGGGGTGTGAGAAGTCGCAATCGTTTGATACGTCGGGCGGGACGCTGACGAACGCAAAGGAATTAGCGAAGGTGGGGCAGATGCTGCTGAATGGTGGAGCGTATGGGGATCTGTACTTTTTTAGTAAGCGGACGCGTGACGAGATGTTGCCGGTGCGTGTGGGGGATTTGTATGAGGGGACACTGACGCCTGAGGTTCGGTATGGATTGGGCACGGAATGGTTCAGGGACGTGTTTGAGGAAGGGGAGAGTGGGGAGCCAGAGTTGGTGCTGAGTGAGCAGGTGTTTGGGCATGGATCGGCGACGGCGTCAATTATCCGGGTGGATCTGGAGAATGGGTTGGTGGTGACGATGGCGAGGCCGGCGCAGGGGGCGGAATATCAGAGGCACTATCAGGTGATGTTTCAGACGATTGGGGCATATATGAAGCGTTAG
- a CDS encoding NuoI/complex I 23 kDa subunit family protein, whose product MPIRDEETVNVDLKPMTAAQNFYLPEVFKGLGTTFRHLAGAVGGHKRKTNRVMPYPEVRREDLLIEDGGLYAGNFRGVHRLNRDEEGRVRCVACFMCATACPANCIHIEGAESPWDDREKYPVKFDIDELRCIYCGMCEEACPVDAIELTPVYDIVGMTRQEMIFDKEKLLSIYDATIDQKPM is encoded by the coding sequence ATGCCCATTCGTGATGAAGAAACGGTGAACGTGGATTTGAAGCCGATGACGGCGGCCCAGAACTTTTACCTGCCTGAGGTATTTAAGGGTCTTGGTACGACGTTCCGCCATTTGGCGGGGGCAGTGGGTGGTCATAAGCGAAAGACGAATCGTGTGATGCCTTATCCTGAGGTTCGCCGGGAGGACTTGCTGATTGAGGATGGCGGGTTGTATGCGGGGAATTTTCGAGGGGTGCACCGATTGAATCGTGATGAGGAGGGCAGGGTGCGATGCGTTGCGTGTTTTATGTGTGCAACGGCGTGTCCGGCTAACTGTATTCATATTGAAGGGGCGGAGTCGCCATGGGATGATCGCGAGAAGTATCCGGTGAAGTTTGATATTGATGAGCTTCGCTGTATTTATTGTGGGATGTGCGAAGAGGCATGTCCGGTGGATGCGATTGAGCTGACGCCGGTGTATGACATTGTGGGGATGACGCGGCAGGAGATGATTTTTGATAAAGAAAAGCTGCTGTCGATTTATGATGCTACGATCGATCAAAAGCCCATGTAA
- a CDS encoding rhodanese-like domain-containing protein, with product MALKKTLLDLANEVRAEGSVEEIDVEEFGELMNEEDGMLIVDVREPDEFVRGHVKGAVNLPRGVIEMRLEKECFGGNASEADLWRPVVLYCGGGHRSILAGKMLREQGFERVYSLEGGMSAYGEADLEIEI from the coding sequence ATGGCTTTAAAGAAAACATTGCTGGATCTGGCGAATGAGGTTCGTGCGGAGGGGAGTGTTGAGGAGATTGATGTTGAAGAGTTTGGAGAGCTGATGAATGAGGAGGATGGGATGTTGATTGTGGATGTGCGTGAGCCAGATGAGTTTGTGCGGGGTCATGTGAAGGGTGCAGTGAATTTGCCACGGGGCGTGATTGAGATGCGTTTGGAAAAAGAATGCTTTGGCGGGAATGCAAGTGAGGCGGATCTGTGGCGGCCCGTGGTGCTGTATTGCGGGGGAGGGCATCGCTCGATATTGGCGGGGAAAATGTTACGTGAGCAGGGTTTTGAACGGGTGTATTCACTTGAGGGTGGGATGAGCGCCTATGGAGAGGCTGATTTGGAGATAGAGATTTAG
- a CDS encoding GNAT family N-acetyltransferase, with protein sequence MTDNHAIHIEIIPHTIPWPPQANELFGRDAIRFIPTIPTTHDQSTNLSTEPPLPHLIGFFENNTLIAGLLYLQFNDHAAIHHLIIPPQHRGKGIAGSLLRRAISFAESHNATYLLTTAGFGCHDHINLYTRLGFQSTSDHAPYIMIKTL encoded by the coding sequence ATGACCGATAATCACGCCATCCACATCGAAATAATCCCACATACCATACCCTGGCCCCCACAAGCCAACGAATTATTCGGACGTGACGCGATTCGATTCATCCCCACAATACCCACCACGCACGATCAATCGACGAACTTATCCACTGAACCACCTCTCCCTCATCTCATCGGCTTCTTCGAGAACAACACCCTGATCGCCGGCCTTCTCTATCTCCAATTCAATGATCACGCTGCTATCCATCATCTCATCATTCCACCGCAACACCGCGGCAAAGGTATCGCCGGCTCACTCCTCCGTCGCGCCATCTCATTCGCCGAATCACACAACGCAACCTACCTCCTCACCACCGCGGGTTTCGGCTGCCACGACCACATCAACCTTTACACCCGACTCGGCTTCCAATCAACTTCCGACCACGCCCCATACATCATGATTAAAACCCTGTAA